The Henckelia pumila isolate YLH828 unplaced genomic scaffold, ASM3356847v2 CTG_461:::fragment_3, whole genome shotgun sequence genome window below encodes:
- the LOC140871542 gene encoding protein ANTAGONIST OF LIKE HETEROCHROMATIN PROTEIN 1 isoform X2, producing MRRSFLTGNPDLVSFLGACGLFQESHLEMSDSKQQQQRKRRRKENTSGDGVGSIEDGGEKKEGAVKTKGLAEILTSLVMLEDQAKEDEEEVEKDYHRDAEFAEGTRKRKARANALAATSTAAMSIGAADVEDSVLNSDDKDIVGDKAPAAGPQRRLWVKNRSKDWWDQCNSPDFPEDEFKKAFRMGKDTFDLICSELTSVVAKENTMLRDAVPVRQRVAVCIWRLATGEPLRLVSKKFGLGISTCHKLVLEVCSAIRNVLMPKYLRWPDDNTMRTIREDFEAMSGIPNVVGSMYTTHIPIIAPKISVAAYFNKRHTERNQKTSYSITLQGVVDPRGVFTDVCIGYPGSMPDDQVLEKSTLFQRANAGFYNGVWIVGGSGYPLMDWVLVPYTQQNLTWTQHAFNEKIGEMQSVAKDSFARLKGRWGCLQKRTEVKLQDLPVVLGACCVLHNICELRNEELDPTLQFELVDDEMLPDNGLRSANAMKARDKIAHNLLHHNHAGTSFLS from the exons ATGAGGCGCTCCTTTTTGACGGGAAATCCCGATTTAGTCTCTTTTTTGGGTGCTTGCGGCTTGTTTCAGGAATCCCATCTGGAGATGAGTGACAGcaagcagcagcagcagaggaaGAGGAGGCGGAAAGAGAATACAAGTGGTGATGGGGTTGGGTCAATCGAAGATGGTGGTGAGAAGAAAGAAGGGGCTGTGAAGACTAAAGGGCTGGCAGAGATCTTGACTTCTTTGGTTATGCTGGAGGATCAAGCGAAGGAAGATGAGGAAGAGGTGGAGAAG GATTATCACAGGGATGCGGAGTTTGCTGAAGGGACGCGGAAACGAAAGGCCCGGGCTAATGCTTTGGCTGCCACTAGCACTGCTGCTATGTCCATTGGTGCGGCGGATGTGGAGGACTCGGTTCTGAATAGTGATGATAAAGACATCGTGGGCGATAAAGCACCGGCTGCTGGGCCGCAGAGGCGGCTGTGGGTTAAGAACAGGTCGAAAGATTGGTGGGATCAATGTAATAGTCCCGATTTTCCGGAGGATGAATTCAAGAAGGCTTTCAGAATGGGAAAAGATACATTTGACTTGATTTGTAGTGAGTTAACCTCCGTAGTTGCTAAAGAAAATACTATGCTGCGGGATGCTGTCCCCGTTAGGCAACGTGTCGCCGTCTGTATATGGCGGTTGGCGACGGGCGAGCCGCTTAGGCTCGTTTCCAAAAAGTTTGGATTAGGGATATCGACTTGTCACAAGCTCGTGCTCGAGGTTTGCTCTGCGATAAGGAACGTTTTGATGCCAAAATACCTTAGATGGCCAGATGACAATACCATGAGAACAATTCGGGAGGATTTTGAGGCGATGTCTGGGATACCTAATGTGGTAGGATCAATGTACACCACACACATACCAATAATCGCCCCTAAGATCAGTGTCGCGGCTTACTTTAACAAGAGGCATACCGAAAGGAATCAAAAGACCTCGTATTCGATTACCCTTCAAGGTGTTGTTGATCCTAGAGGAGTGTTCACTGATGTGTGTATCGGCTATCCTGGTTCAATGCCGGATGATCAAGTGTTGGAGAAATCGACCCTTTTCCAAAGAGCGAATGCCGGTTTCTACAATGGTGTTTGGATAGTTGGAGGATCAGGTTACCCTTTGATGGATTGGGTATTGGTGCCTTACACACAGCAAAATTTGACTTGGACGCAGCATGCCTTCAACGAAAAAATCGGGGAGATGCAAAGTGTAGCTAAAGATTCATTTGCGAGATTGAAAGGGAGATGGGGTTGTTTGCAGAAAAGGACTGAGGTTAAGCTTCAAGATTTGCCCGTGGTTCTTGGGGCATGCTGCGTTTTGCATAATATATGCGAGTTGAGGAACGAAGAATTAGATCCGACGCTTCAATTTGAGCTCGTCGATGATGAAATGCTTCCTGATAATGGATTAAGATCTGCTAACGCGATGAAGGCAAGGGATAAAATCGCACATAATCTTTTGCATCATAACCATGCTGGCACATCGTTTCTATCTTAG
- the LOC140872158 gene encoding (S)-coclaurine N-methyltransferase-like produces the protein MAAAANSGMIDSLRQMPYEATVRLMLASLERNLLPDPVVRRLTRILLASRLRHHYKTSAYHNLSEMIEFAHSLREMPIAIKTERPKDQHYEVPTSFFKLVLGKHLKYSCCFFPDKTSSLEDAEKAMLELYCERSQLKDGLSVLDVGCGWGSLSLYIAQKYPNCQVTGICNSTTQKAYIEVKCRELQLQNVDIIVADISTFDMEASYDRIFSIEMFEHMKNYQDLLKKISKWMKSDSLLFIHYFCHKTFAYHFEDVNEDDWITRYFFTGGTMPSANLLLYFQDDVSIVNHWLVNGQHYARTSEEWLKRMDQNSTAIKPIIESTYGKDSGVKWTVYWRTFFIAVAELFGYNNGEEWMVAHFLFKKK, from the exons ATGGCCGCGGCGGCTAACAGCGGCATGATAGATTCACTACGGCAGATGCCGTACGAAGCAACGGTGCGGCTGATGCTGGCTTCCCTCGAGCGCAATTTACTCCCGGACCCCGTCGTCAGACGGCTCACTCGCATCCTGCTCGCCTCCCGCCTCCGCCACCACTACAAAACCTCTGCTTACCACAACTTGTCCGAAATGATCGAGTTTGCGCACT CGTTGAGAGAAATGCCTATAGCAATCAAGACGGAAAGGCCAAAGGATCAACACTATGAAGTTCCGACATCTTTCTTCAAGCTTGTTCTAGGGAAGCACCTTAAATACAG CTGCTGCTTCTTTCCGGACAAGACGAGCAGcttggaggatgcggagaaggCGATGCTAGAGTTATATTGCGAGAGGTCGCAACTAAAAGATGGTCTCTCTGTTCTTGATGTTGGCTGTGGCTGGGGATCACTTTCTCTATACATAGCTCAGAAGTATCCCAATTGCCAGGTTACGGGGATTTGCAATTCGACTACCCAGAAAGCCTATATTGAGGTGAAATGCCG GGAGCTTCAGCTGCAGAACGTCGATATAATAGTTGCAGATATCAGTACATTCGATATGGAAGCTTCCTATGACAGAATATTTTCCATAGAAATGTTCGAG CACATGAAAAACTATCAAGATCTTCTGAAGAAGATCTCCAAATGGATGAAATCAGACAGTCTTCTGTTTATCCACTATTTTTGCCACAAAACATTTGCATACCACTTCGAG GATGTCAATGAGGATGATTGGATTACTAGGTACTTCTTTACCGGAGGTACAATGCCCTCGGCAAACTTACTCCTCTATTTTCAG GATGATGTGTCTATTGTTAACCACTGGCTAGTGAATGGCCAGCACTATGCACGCACCAG TGAGGAGTGGCTAAAGAGAATGGACCAAAACTCCACGGCCATAAAGCCGATAATTGAATCCACTTATGGAAAGGATTCTGGTGTCAAGTGGACAGTGTACTGGAGGACATTTTTCATCGCGGTCGCGGAGTTATTTGGCTACAATAATGGAGAAGAATGGATGGTCGCACACTTCCTTTTCAAGAAAAAGTAA
- the LOC140871542 gene encoding protein ANTAGONIST OF LIKE HETEROCHROMATIN PROTEIN 1 isoform X1 produces the protein MRRSFLTGNPDLVSFLGACGLFQESHLEMSDSKQQQQRKRRRKENTSGDGVGSIEDGGEKKEGAVKTKGLAEILTSLVMLEDQAKEDEEEVEKVNREERIDFEENHGKKTRAMMGYLSNLQDYHRDAEFAEGTRKRKARANALAATSTAAMSIGAADVEDSVLNSDDKDIVGDKAPAAGPQRRLWVKNRSKDWWDQCNSPDFPEDEFKKAFRMGKDTFDLICSELTSVVAKENTMLRDAVPVRQRVAVCIWRLATGEPLRLVSKKFGLGISTCHKLVLEVCSAIRNVLMPKYLRWPDDNTMRTIREDFEAMSGIPNVVGSMYTTHIPIIAPKISVAAYFNKRHTERNQKTSYSITLQGVVDPRGVFTDVCIGYPGSMPDDQVLEKSTLFQRANAGFYNGVWIVGGSGYPLMDWVLVPYTQQNLTWTQHAFNEKIGEMQSVAKDSFARLKGRWGCLQKRTEVKLQDLPVVLGACCVLHNICELRNEELDPTLQFELVDDEMLPDNGLRSANAMKARDKIAHNLLHHNHAGTSFLS, from the coding sequence ATGAGGCGCTCCTTTTTGACGGGAAATCCCGATTTAGTCTCTTTTTTGGGTGCTTGCGGCTTGTTTCAGGAATCCCATCTGGAGATGAGTGACAGcaagcagcagcagcagaggaaGAGGAGGCGGAAAGAGAATACAAGTGGTGATGGGGTTGGGTCAATCGAAGATGGTGGTGAGAAGAAAGAAGGGGCTGTGAAGACTAAAGGGCTGGCAGAGATCTTGACTTCTTTGGTTATGCTGGAGGATCAAGCGAAGGAAGATGAGGAAGAGGTGGAGAAGGTGAATCGAGAAGAAAGGATTGATTTTGAGGAAAACCATGGTAAGAAAACTCGTGCAATGATGGGTTATTTATCCAATCTGCAGGATTATCACAGGGATGCGGAGTTTGCTGAAGGGACGCGGAAACGAAAGGCCCGGGCTAATGCTTTGGCTGCCACTAGCACTGCTGCTATGTCCATTGGTGCGGCGGATGTGGAGGACTCGGTTCTGAATAGTGATGATAAAGACATCGTGGGCGATAAAGCACCGGCTGCTGGGCCGCAGAGGCGGCTGTGGGTTAAGAACAGGTCGAAAGATTGGTGGGATCAATGTAATAGTCCCGATTTTCCGGAGGATGAATTCAAGAAGGCTTTCAGAATGGGAAAAGATACATTTGACTTGATTTGTAGTGAGTTAACCTCCGTAGTTGCTAAAGAAAATACTATGCTGCGGGATGCTGTCCCCGTTAGGCAACGTGTCGCCGTCTGTATATGGCGGTTGGCGACGGGCGAGCCGCTTAGGCTCGTTTCCAAAAAGTTTGGATTAGGGATATCGACTTGTCACAAGCTCGTGCTCGAGGTTTGCTCTGCGATAAGGAACGTTTTGATGCCAAAATACCTTAGATGGCCAGATGACAATACCATGAGAACAATTCGGGAGGATTTTGAGGCGATGTCTGGGATACCTAATGTGGTAGGATCAATGTACACCACACACATACCAATAATCGCCCCTAAGATCAGTGTCGCGGCTTACTTTAACAAGAGGCATACCGAAAGGAATCAAAAGACCTCGTATTCGATTACCCTTCAAGGTGTTGTTGATCCTAGAGGAGTGTTCACTGATGTGTGTATCGGCTATCCTGGTTCAATGCCGGATGATCAAGTGTTGGAGAAATCGACCCTTTTCCAAAGAGCGAATGCCGGTTTCTACAATGGTGTTTGGATAGTTGGAGGATCAGGTTACCCTTTGATGGATTGGGTATTGGTGCCTTACACACAGCAAAATTTGACTTGGACGCAGCATGCCTTCAACGAAAAAATCGGGGAGATGCAAAGTGTAGCTAAAGATTCATTTGCGAGATTGAAAGGGAGATGGGGTTGTTTGCAGAAAAGGACTGAGGTTAAGCTTCAAGATTTGCCCGTGGTTCTTGGGGCATGCTGCGTTTTGCATAATATATGCGAGTTGAGGAACGAAGAATTAGATCCGACGCTTCAATTTGAGCTCGTCGATGATGAAATGCTTCCTGATAATGGATTAAGATCTGCTAACGCGATGAAGGCAAGGGATAAAATCGCACATAATCTTTTGCATCATAACCATGCTGGCACATCGTTTCTATCTTAG
- the LOC140871332 gene encoding uncharacterized protein, which translates to MVIDTERAESSGNPEATMEVEESDEASGEEVLGSILTMEKVAAAKQFIENHYKTQMKSIRERKERRWRLERKLASSDVPKQEQMNLIKDLERKETEFMRLRRNRISVDDFELLTIIGRGAYGEVRLCREKKSGNIYAMKKLKKSEMLSRGQVEHVRAERNLLAEVASHCIVKLFYSFQDAEYLYLIMEYLPGGDMMTLLMREDILSESVAKFYIAQSVLAIESIHKHNYIHRDIKPDNLLLDKKGHMKLSDFGLCKPLDCRTLYTVNENEITDDETTRDSMDIDGHFPDASNGSNWRSPREQLQHWQMNRRKLAFSTVGTPDYIAPEVLLKKGYGMECDWWSLGAIMYEMLIGYPPFYSDDTMTTCRKIVHWRNHLKFPEDVKLSPEAKDLICRLLCDAEHRLGTGGAAQIKVHSWFSDIEWEKLYETEAAFKPEVNGELDTQNFMKFDELDLPTPAISGSGTSRKTALTPKDLSFVGYTFKNFDAVKALPYSSDHMTTTSPSLPSVDSILGDSNGNQMMNGVSKETDTQMIMQLDNAMSP; encoded by the exons ATGGTAATCGATACGGAGCGAGCGGAATCCAGCGGAAATCCAGAGGCCACAATGGAGGTGGAAGAGAGCGACGAAGCTTCCGGAGAAGAAGTGTTGGGATCAATCTTGACGATGGAAAAAGTAGCCGCTGCCAAACAGTTCATCGAGAATCACTACAAAACTCAGATGAAAAGCATCAGGGAGAGGAAAGAAAG GCGGTGGCGACTAGAAAGAAAGTTAGCAAGTTCAGATGTGCCAAAACAGGAACAGATGAACCTAATCAAAGATTTAGAACGAAAGGAAACAGAGTTTATGCGACTGAGGAGGAACAGGATATCTGTAGATGATTTTGAGCTTCTGACCATCATAGGGCGTGGAGCCTATGGCGAG GTTCGATTATGCCGGGAGAAAAAATCAGGAAATATTTATGCCATGAAGAAGTTGAAGAAATCCGAGATGCTTTCAAGAGGACAG GTGGAACATGTTAGAGCAGAGAGAAATCTACTGGCTGAAGTGGCCAGCCACTGCATAGTTAAATTGTTCTACTCTTTTCAAGATGCTGAGTACTTATATCTTATCATGGAATATCTTCCTGGTGGCGACATGATGACCCTGCTGATGAGAGAAGACATACTTTCTGAAAGTGTAGCTAAATTTTACATAGCTCAAAGTGTATTGGCCATTGAGTCTATTCACAAGCACAATTACATTCATAG GGATATCAAGCCTGACAACCTTCTTCTTGATAAAAAGGGGCACATGAAGCTCTCAGACTTTGGTCTTTGCAAACCACTCGATTGCAGAACTTTATACACAGTAAACGAAAATGAGATTACTGATGATGAAACTACAAGGGACTCAATGGATATCGATGGCCACTTTCCTGATGCTTCCAATGGTAGTAACTGGAGAAGCCCCCGCGAACAACTTCAGCACTGGCAGATGAATAGGAGAAAGTTG GCATTTTCTACTGTGGGTACGCCAGATTATATTGCTCCAGAAGTGCTGTTGAAGAAGGGATATGGGATGGAGTGTGACTG GTGGTCCCTGGGTGCAATTATGTATGAAATGCTTATTGGGTACCCTCCTTTTTATTCTGATGATACTATGACCACTTGTAGAAAG ATTGTTCATTGGAGAAATCATCTGAAATTTCCAGAAGATGTCAAATTAAGCCCTGAGGCTAAAGATCTCATATGTAGGTTACTTTGTGATGCAGAACATAGGCTTGGAACTGGAGGAGCAGCTCAGATAAAG GTTCATTCCTGGTTCTCAGATATTGAATGGGAGAAATTATATGAAACAGAAGCGGCCTTTAAACCAGAGGTTAATGGAGAACTTGACACCCAGAATTTTATGAAGTTCGATGAA CTTGATCTTCCAACACCTGCAATATCTGGCTCGGGAACCTCAAGGAAG ACAGCTCTTACTCCGAAGGATTTGAGTTTTGTGGGCTATACATTCAAGAATTTCGATGCCGTCAAGGCACTTCCCTATTCGTCAG ATCACATGACTACTACATCACCCAGTCTGCCATCCGTTGATTCCATACTTG GTGATTCTAATGGAAACCAAATGATGAATGGAGTATCCAAGGAAACAGATACGCAAATGATCATGCAATTGGACAATGCAATGTCCCCATGA
- the LOC140871945 gene encoding uncharacterized protein: protein MSNITKLEFEALDLSGKNYLSWILDVEIHLISMNLGDTIKEGNEMSQQDRAKALIFLRHHLNDGLKTEYLTVKEQQELWKNLKGRFDHQRTIVLPRARYEWMHLRLQDFKSVSDYNSALFKISSTLILCGEKVTDQDMLEKTFSTFHASNVLLQQQYRERGFKKYSELISCLLVAEQNNELLMKNHQLRPTGSTPFPEANGNAFPEANANSAQNHNNESRRGRGHGRGRGQRRNYQQQIGKKHKTSHQQWNSNNEEANEKSSKEFEDKCYRCGVEGHWSRTCRTAKHLVDLYQSSMKEKGKIEANLVDSDDPVDITHLDVSDFFAHPDGNIDHLIGGGVLENKE from the coding sequence ATGTCGAACATCACCAAACTTGAATTTGAAGCACTTGATTTGTCCGGAAAGAACTACTTGTCATGGATATTGGATGTCGAGATCCATCTTATCTCTATGAATTTAGGGGATACAATCAAAGAAGGAAATGAAATGTCCCAGCAGGATCGTGCAAAAGCACTCATTTTCCTTCGTCATCATCTCAACGATGGGTTGAAAACCGAATATCTCACTGTGAAAGAACAACAAGAGCTTTGGAAAAATCTAAAAGGAAGATTTGACCATCAGAGAACTATTGTTCTTCCAAGAGCTCGATACGAATGGATGCATCTACGCTTACAAGATTTCAAGTCTGtaagtgattataattctgcatTATTTAAGATAAGCTCCACCCTAATACTCTGTGGAGAGAAAGTCACGGATCAAGACATGTTAGAAAAAACATTCTCtacttttcacgcatcaaatGTGCTCCTGCAGCAGCAATATCGTGAACGTGGATTCAAAAAGTACTCCGAGCTAATATCTTGCTTACTAGTTGCTGAACAAAATAATGAGTTACTCATGAAAAATCACCAATTGCGCCCAACTGGATCTACaccatttcctgaagcaaatggaaatgcatttcctgaagcaaatgctAACTCAGCACAAAATCATAACAATGAGAGCAGGCGTGGCCGTGGCCATGGCCGTGGGCGTGGCCAAAGAAGAAACTATCAGCAACAAATTGGAAAGAAACATAAGACAAGCCACCAGCAGTGGAATTCCAATAATGAAGAAGCAAATGAAAAAAGTTCAAAGGAGTTTGAAGATAAATGTTATAGATGTGGGGTGGAAGGACATTGGTCTCGTACCTGTCGTACAGCAAAACATCTTGTGGATCTTTACCAAAGCTCGAtgaaggaaaaaggaaaaatagAGGCAAATCTTGTGGATTCTGATGATCCAGTTGATATAACTCACTTGGATGTCTCTGATTTCTTCGCTCATCCTGATGGAAATATAGATCATTTGATTGGTGGTGGTGTGTTAGAAAACAAAGAATAA
- the LOC140872217 gene encoding thioredoxin-like protein YLS8: MSYLLPHLHSGWAVDQAILAEEERLVLIRFGHDWDETCMQMDEVLASVAETLKNFAVIYLVDISEVPDFNTMYELYDPSTVMFFFRNKHIMIDLGTGNNNKINWALKDKQEFIDIVETVYRGARKGRGLVIAPKDYSTKYRY; this comes from the exons ATGTCGTATCTGCTGCCGCACCTTCACTCCGGATGGGCCGTGGATCAGGCTATCCTCGCCGAGGAGGAACGCCTCGTGCTCATACGTTTTGGTCACGATTGGGATGAAACCTGTATGCAG ATGGACGAAGTGCTGGCTTCAGTTGCTGAGACGTTAAAGAACTTTGCTGTCATTTACTTGGTAGATATCTCAGAGGTGCCTGATTTCAACACAATGTATGAGTTGTATGACCCGTCCACCGTCATGTTCTTCTTTAGGAACAAGCACATTATGATAGACCTTGGCACTGGAAACAACAATAAGATTAACTGGGCTCTAAAGGATAAGCAAGAGTTTATCGACATTGTTGAGACCGTTTATCGTGGTGCTAGGAAAGGCCGTGGTCTTGTCATTGCACCAAAAGATTACTCCACCAAATATCGTTATTGA